One Festucalex cinctus isolate MCC-2025b chromosome 1, RoL_Fcin_1.0, whole genome shotgun sequence genomic region harbors:
- the LOC144007196 gene encoding uncharacterized protein LOC144007196 isoform X2 — MCARTTPKDKEELFGVKEESEEHLQLLGHVCMQPRVVLRRADVGEKYLGPEKQELKSLHVKKEEEEHAYIKEEEEPLRVKEEEVEDDVTKSPLTFVALKSDDNGEHEEDRGAEPQSSSSTQHMKTGGDADQWGPPQAQSDDTRSQSADTDDDDEYAKRNHADNNRCKCSQCGKTFSSKGCLKVHLRKHTGEKAFACPDCGKSFSHKSHLTSHTRTHTGEKTFSCPDCGKRFSDKGYLKTHTRTHTGEKPFACPDCGKSFSQKSHLTRHTITHSGEKPFSCSDCGKSFTQQSGLTIHTRTHTGEKPFACPDCGRSFSDKGSLKKHTRTHTGEKPFSCSDCGKSFSRQSHLTRHTRTHSGEKPFACPDCGKSFSHKSHLTSHTRTHTGEKPFACPDCGQSFSQQPHLTSHTRTHTGEKPFSCPDCGKRFSYKGSLKMHTRTHTGEKPFACPDCGRSFSDKGSLKKHTRTHTGEKPFSCSDCGKSFSRQSHLTRHTRTHSGEKPFACPDCGKSFSHKSHLTSHTRRHTGEKPFACPDCGKRFSNQGSLKTHTRTHTGEKPFACPDCDKGFSHKRNLTSHTRRHAGKEPFSCINCGKTFSSKGNLKVHLRKHTGEKPFSCPDCGKSFSQQSDLTRHARTHTGEKPFACPDCGKCFSDKGSLKTHTRIHTGEKPFSCSDCGKRFSEKGSLKTHTRTHTGEKPFACPDCGQSFSRQSHLTRHTRRHAGKEPFSCSICAKRFSCQKLAERHECAGDNSSDL, encoded by the exons atgttggtgaaaaatatcttGGTCCTGAGAAGCAGGAACTGAAGTCtcttcatgttaaaaaggaggaggaagagcatgcttacattaaagaggaggaagagcccCTTCGTGTCAAAgaagaggaggttgaggatgatgtcaccaagtcaccactgACCTTTGTTGCTTTAAAGAGTGACGATAACGGTGAGCATGAGGAggacagaggggcggagccccaaagcagcagctcaactcaACACATGAAGACAGGAGGTGATGCAGACCAGTGGGGACCACCACAAGCACAAAGTGATGACACAAGGTCACAGTCTGCTGAcactgacgacgacgatgaataCGCTAAACGTAACCATGCTGACAACAACCGCtgcaaatgttctcagtgtgggaaaacatttagtTCAAAAGGGTGTTTGAAAGTTCACTTGAGaaaacacactggagaaaaagcttttgcctgcccagactgtggcaaaagtttctctcacaagtcacatttaacaagccacacaagaacacacactggagaaaaaactttttcctgcccagactgtggcaaaagattctctGATAAGGGATATTTAAAAactcacacaagaacacacactggcgaaaaaccttttgcctgcccagactgtggcaaaagcttctctcagaagtcacatttaacaaggcacacaataacacacagtggagaaaaacctttttcctgctcagactgtggcaaaagtttcACTCAGCAGTCAGGTTTAACaatccacacaagaacacacactggagagaaaccttttgcctgcccagactgcgGCCGAAGTTTCTCTGAtaagggaagtttaaaaaaacacacaagaacacacactggagaaaaacctttttcctgctcagactgtggcaaaagcttctctcggcagtcacatttaacaaggcacacaagaacacacagtggtgagaaaccttttgcctgcccagactgtggtaaaagtttctctcacaagtcacatttaacaagccacacaagaacgcacactggagaaaaaccttttgcctgcccagactgtggccaaagtttctctcagcagccacatttaacaagccacacaagaacacacactggagaaaaacctttttcctgcccagattgtggcaaaagattctcttataagggaagtttaaaaatgcacacaagaacacacactggcgaaaaaccttttgcctgcccagactgcgGCCGAAGTTTCTCTGAtaagggaagtttaaaaaaacacacaagaacacacactggagaaaaacctttttcctgctcagactgtggcaaaagcttctctcggcagtcacatttaacaaggcacacaagaacacacagtggagagaaaccttttgcctgcccagactgtggcaaaagtttctctcacaagtcacatttaacaagccacacaagaagacacactggagaaaaaccttttgcctgcccagactgtggcaaaagattctctaatcagggaagtttaaaaactcacacaagaacacacactggagaaaaaccttttgcctgcccagactgtgacAAAGGCTTCTCTCACAAGAGGaatttaacaagccacacaagaagACACGCTGGGAAGGAACCGTTCAGTTGCA TCAAT tgtgggaaaacattcagttcaaaagggaatttgaaagttcacttgagaaaacacactggagaaaaacctttttcctgcccagactgtggcaaaagcttctctcagcagTCAGATTTAACACGCCacgcaagaacacacactggagaaaaaccttttgcctgcccagactgtggcaaatgcTTCTCTGATAAGGGAAGTTTAAAAACGCACACAAGAATAcatactggagagaaacctttttcctgctcagactgtggcaaaagattctctgaaaagggaagtttaaaaacacacacaagaacacacactggagaaaaaccttttgcctgcccagactgtggccaaAGTTTCTCTCggcagtcacatttaacaagacacacaagaagacaCGCTGGGAAGGAACCGTTCAGTTGCAGTATTTgtgctaaaagattctcttgtcaaaagcttgctgagagacacgagtgtgctggtgacaATAGCAGCGATCTTTGA
- the LOC144007196 gene encoding uncharacterized protein LOC144007196 isoform X1 — MCARTTPKDKEELFGVKEESEEHLQLLGHVCMQPRVVLRRADVGEKYLGPEKQELKSLHVKKEEEEHAYIKEEEEPLRVKEEEVEDDVTKSPLTFVALKSDDNGEHEEDRGAEPQSSSSTQHMKTGGDADQWGPPQAQSDDTRSQSADTDDDDEYAKRNHADNNRCKCSQCGKTFSSKGCLKVHLRKHTGEKAFACPDCGKSFSHKSHLTSHTRTHTGEKTFSCPDCGKRFSDKGYLKTHTRTHTGEKPFACPDCGKSFSQKSHLTRHTITHSGEKPFSCSDCGKSFTQQSGLTIHTRTHTGEKPFSCSDCGKSFSRQSHLTRHTRTHSGEKPFACPDCGKSFSHKSHLTSHTRTHTGEKPFACPDCGQSFSQQPHLTSHTRTHTGEKPFSCPDCGKRFSYKGSLKMHTRTHTGEKPFACPDCGRSFSDKGSLKKHTRTHTGEKPFSCSDCGKSFSRQSHLTRHTRTHSGEKPFACPDCGKSFSHKSHLTSHTRRHTGEKPFACPDCGKRFSNQGSLKTHTRTHTGEKPFACPDCDKGFSHKRNLTSHTRRHAGKEPFSCSICAQRFSCKKLVERHECAGDNSSEL, encoded by the exons atgttggtgaaaaatatcttGGTCCTGAGAAGCAGGAACTGAAGTCtcttcatgttaaaaaggaggaggaagagcatgcttacattaaagaggaggaagagcccCTTCGTGTCAAAgaagaggaggttgaggatgatgtcaccaagtcaccactgACCTTTGTTGCTTTAAAGAGTGACGATAACGGTGAGCATGAGGAggacagaggggcggagccccaaagcagcagctcaactcaACACATGAAGACAGGAGGTGATGCAGACCAGTGGGGACCACCACAAGCACAAAGTGATGACACAAGGTCACAGTCTGCTGAcactgacgacgacgatgaataCGCTAAACGTAACCATGCTGACAACAACCGCtgcaaatgttctcagtgtgggaaaacatttagtTCAAAAGGGTGTTTGAAAGTTCACTTGAGaaaacacactggagaaaaagcttttgcctgcccagactgtggcaaaagtttctctcacaagtcacatttaacaagccacacaagaacacacactggagaaaaaactttttcctgcccagactgtggcaaaagattctctGATAAGGGATATTTAAAAactcacacaagaacacacactggcgaaaaaccttttgcctgcccagactgtggcaaaagcttctctcagaagtcacatttaacaaggcacacaataacacacagtggagaaaaacctttttcctgctcagactgtggcaaaagtttcACTCAGCAGTCAGGTTTAACaatccacacaagaacacacactggagagaaac ctttttcctgctcagactgtggcaaaagcttctctcggcagtcacatttaacaaggcacacaagaacacacagtggtgagaaaccttttgcctgcccagactgtggtaaaagtttctctcacaagtcacatttaacaagccacacaagaacgcacactggagaaaaaccttttgcctgcccagactgtggccaaagtttctctcagcagccacatttaacaagccacacaagaacacacactggagaaaaacctttttcctgcccagattgtggcaaaagattctcttataagggaagtttaaaaatgcacacaagaacacacactggcgaaaaaccttttgcctgcccagactgcgGCCGAAGTTTCTCTGAtaagggaagtttaaaaaaacacacaagaacacacactggagaaaaacctttttcctgctcagactgtggcaaaagcttctctcggcagtcacatttaacaaggcacacaagaacacacagtggagagaaaccttttgcctgcccagactgtggcaaaagtttctctcacaagtcacatttaacaagccacacaagaagacacactggagaaaaaccttttgcctgcccagactgtggcaaaagattctctaatcagggaagtttaaaaactcacacaagaacacacactggagaaaaaccttttgcctgcccagactgtgacAAAGGCTTCTCTCACAAGAGGaatttaacaagccacacaagaagACACGCTGGGAAGGAACCGTTCAGTTGCAGTATTTGTGCtcaaagattctcttgtaaaaagcttgttgagagacacgagtgtgctggtgacaATAGCAGCGAGCTTTGA